The DNA segment TGCCTTGTGTTTCTGACCAAAATGTACCACACCGTGTCTGAGAacatttacacaaaaaaaaaaaaagtgtatatgCGTACTTTTTGTATTCCTTCTTTTGTGGGAGTTTTACCGTAACAACTGACAGACAACAGATGCGAGTTTGTGCATCAGGGCCACTGAGACATTTTCCAAATGACGATGACGGAATGTCAATAAAGAACAATACGAATGGTCtctgtcttcttgttttaatcCAATTAGTTAGCGGTGATTCCGTAAATTCATTTTTGATTGACACAGTGTAACATTAGTCAAAATGGAACTGCGTTACATGGAACGTTACAGATTAGTTCCACGTATGCAAATATCATACCATGATTTTCAGCATTGtacacaagtaaaaaaaaaaaaaaaaatgagtcacATGAAACCATATTTACTAAAGTGCAGAGCTGCCAATTTGAAGTAAAATTTTTGGGACAAATATATTCAAATTGTCTTGTATgttcaaatgtatttaaataaGAAAtggaagacatatttaattacgTATTTAAATTTGAGTTATGTTTGAATGTACTCGCAAGTACTTTTCTAAGATAACGTTAGCAGCCATACGTATATTCTTAATTTGAAACaaaatttttgttgttttttgagcGGGCGGGGGCTGGAATTTTGTATATATGGCTTTTTGATTAATTTCAATGGAGGGAGACGTTTTTATCTgcactataaaataaatggaggtAGAATTGGTTTGTGGAATTAAACGGATAAGTCAAGGTACACTTGTACTTCGATGCAGAACAAATTTATGGCCTGTGTGTCAACTTCCCTATTGGCTGCGTGGCAGCAGTAAAGATAATAACGGCCATTATCAATAACCAACTTGTGCCGTTCCCAACGTGTTAAAAGCAGCAACCGAAGGCTGTATGAGTGACaagtagaaaaaaacaaaaaccggcCTATGATTAATATTTTTCAGATAGAAAGAAAGACATTTCAAGGCTAAGAGTTTTTTGAGTGATACAACAAAAGAACGAAACGtacctttgttgttgttgttgttgtttttgttgtgtttgtttttgttgttgttacgaCATTGagagttgtctttcttttgatTGAACGTCGCCATAATTAATAAATCAGTCAACAACTTCTCTCCTTCTCCTACTTCCGGGATGACGTCATCACGCAGGATCCAATCAAGACATGACAGTTGacgatttcccctttttttttaaatggatgataaattattacaatttttctttttctttttctttctttagccATTTTTAGTGATTTGTCATTATGTTAATACCGGAGTCGTAGTGGTGGGTGCGGTTGGACCGATTGCTCTATGGAAGGTAATCGTGGAACAAATTGTGGACTTTAACCATGGAGGGGCAGAAAAGAATTCCAAGTATGAATGGACTGAAAAGGTAATATCTTTGCAAAAACTTGGACTTTCCTCTTTAGATGCTAACGAGTGGATTTCGTGAGTAGATTTTGTTGTCTTGATAGCCATAATAATTTTAATCCGTTTtgatttaatttccttcctttcgtGTGCTTTTATGGTTGGTTGGGTGCGTAAAACCACACACAaactgggggaaaaaatgtcTTCTGGGACTGGATAAGATTGGAAGTGAACCTTCAACTGTGCGCCACGATTTAAAGTTTGACGTAGCACTTTTTAAACCTCAAATAAAttttcgggaaaaaaaaactgtttcgaGTTGAGCTTCTCGATGTGTGGTTTAAAAGAGAGAGGCTTCGTGTATACTCAAAAATATTTGTGCCCATGAATCGTGAAACTTGGACCCCAAGGAGAGAACTAGTCAACACTTCCTGGAGTTTCCAACCAGCAGTGGTTTAGTTATGTCAGCATTAAGGACTAGTTTTAACTGTAGCTGTATGGGTCAAAAGTTTTGTACTTGAGAAAGTACAACTTGAAACTGAAAATGTGTTGTGCTTGAATATTGAAAAACAGAgtatacaaaattaaaaatgatggaatgtttcttcaggttgaaaataattttgctttggaaattatttatatatatttccaTATTTGCATCTTTTAATTGAGctgaaataatatataaaataataaattaaaaaaaatatatacatatatgtatgcaTGTTTAATTTGAACTGCCTGTTTTTCAGAACATTGCTTTGCCGAGATCGCCTGAATCTTCATAAAAAAACCTGGTTCAAGTACCCGTTACTGCTGTGTGTTACACTATTGGTCTGTTACATTTCGAAGGAAAAGTCTCTTCTCCATCAGCACTACCATCGTCTGGTAAATGAGCCCAACCAGGTTAAAGCTCCTTCCTACCGGGTCCATCCAAAGCAGCGAGACAAACTGGATTCCAAGATTCCCAGGACCACCTTTGTCCACTATACTGCGGGCACTCAGTACCACCAGGCGTACCCAAAGAACTATCACTTCATCATCGATGTGGGCGACGTGTGCGAGAGCAGCTCGCCTTTCCTGGTGCTGATGGTCCCGGTGGAGCCCAACAACGTTGCGGCCCGAGACGCCATCCGCAGCACGTGGGGCAAGAAGAAAATAGTCCAGGGCAAGAAGGTCTTGACTCTTTTCATGCTGGGCCTAACTGAAGGTCCCGATGTGTGGCAGGAGAGCGAGCTGCATGGCGATCTGATCCAGAGTAACTTCAGGGACAGCTACTTCAACCTGACCATCAAGACCATGGTCATCATGGAGTGGCTAGCCACGCGCTGCCCTAGGGCCACCTACGGCATGAAAATCGACTCAGACATGTTTCTCAACGTGGACAACTTAGTGCTGATGCTGCAGAAGCCGAGCATCCCGCAAAACAACTACTTGACCGGGTGGCTCATGCGGAATCGACAGGTCGTTCGCTCAAAGAGCTCCAAGTGGTATGTCTCAGAGGAGATTTACCCGTATCCGAAATTCCCCCTTTACATTTTGGGCACGGGCTACGTGTTCTCCGGTGATCTCCCACGCAAGTTGGTGGAGATCTCCAGAAGTATCAAGCCCTTCAAAATTGAGGACGCTTATGTCGGAACGTGCATGAAGAAACTGGGAATAGCCATCACTTCGCCGCCTGATCCCTCCCAATTCCGAACCCGAAGCAACAAATTTGATCGATGCATGTACTCCAAGACCATCACCTCCGTCCTGGCATCCCCTGAGCAGCTGCTAAGTTTCTGGATGAAGCTCAAGATGACGCCTGGACTCCCTTGTTGAAAAAATTGGGctgtgaaaaagaaagaaaaaaaattaagagaAAAACTTTAGCAGAATGCGAAGAGACATTTCATTGATTTCATAACTCATTTACTGTTGTTGTGACTTTCTAATcaaacatgtttaaaaaaaatacaagatgcTAGTATTAATAAACAATTAAGATAGCTGTTTTAGGCTATTTCTTACTACAAAATATATTATTGCTGtattttgataataataattaagtTGATAAATGCATTATTTAGTACGTTTCTAAAGTACCACTGACTACTTTCTTTTATAATTCGCTGtgggttgtttttgttttagtacagtttttagtttttttaaatgaatgtgaAAATCCTATTATGCAAAATCTCATTTTAATAATGAGGTGAATTGATTCAGTTCATGGTTTCATTCACCTGATTATTTTCACTCACTATGTAAAGCATTTCTTGAATGAATCTGACGTCCCTAAAATATAAGTCCTCCATTTCATTCGCTGTTCTGGTTGCCCCTTTTTttgtccactagagggagcaCCATGATCACAATTGCATATGCTTCCAACTTTATCTGGGGGACGGCCATTCTCAACATTATAACGATTTCCGCCAATGTCAATAATatacatccattttattacatcTATTAGTGGTATAAAATTACATATTCTGATGATTCTTTCTTTATAAAACACCCGAACTTAGACGAATATTTTTCGggaaaactaaaataaatgcaTCTGACTGTCTTCAGTTCGCTTTACCTTTATCTTAAATGACGCggatataataatttaattcatattatttgtatttttttccttaATTTCGCAACACAACCGCTTTCAGTGATGCGAGTCGTGTGAAAAGTAAATAAGACAACACGCGCTATGCAGAGTGCACAAATACACGCATGGACACTTCCTCTTCTCATCTTGTTTACGTTTCTCTGTGGACAGAGGCTGATATTTTAGGAGGGGTGTGAATTAGTAAAGTGACACTTCTTGGATAGACATGAGTAATTTCCTCTTTGAGATGGAGCAAAGAGTCAGACCTTCTTTATCTGTGCAAAAACATGCAACACCCAAAGGTCCCTAAAAAGAATGTTTTGAGATAAGCTATAGtaatatttgatttgttttttttttttgtcgttgtCATAAAACTCTGAAAGGGGACATTTGATTTTTGTTAGAGTCGTATCGTGCTATTTTAAGATCTTCACGGTTAATTATAACCTAGGTGTATGATTATACGTTAGGGCACAATGAAGTTGTCATGTCTTGTGACGTCAGAGTTATTTTGTGTCtactttttaaaaactttttttgttcaTTAAAAGCCCGCCCCCGCTGTCTACTCACACAGTCGTCGGTCGATCCAAGCTGTATTCAATGACCGCTCACAAAGTAGGACATCTCAaaactgtgggaaaaaaaaacaaaaactgagttgcaccaaacagcagtaaGTAATAATCTTCTTAGTAGTTCCTGTAAAAtctttttgtcatttatttcatgCACCAAAATCAGAACAGCTGTGGTATAACTGATATTCAAACAAGAGTGCGGCaaaacatgtagacagacaaaatAATAGGCATAAATTcggcatatttatttatttatttatttattttcatgagATATCATGATGTTTTTCCATCTCTCgattttaaatatattattaaCGAAGTGATAAGCAACTAACTGGTGTCAAAATGCTTGATTTGAACATCTTTTTGCGTGTGATCGTGGAGTGCGCACATTCGTAGTTCCCGTCTCCCACGCAGGTATAGTCTCCGCCTCGCGGTTCCTCTgtgcacctcctcctccttcaagTGTTTCCCTGTGTGTAGAGTGGAGGCGAAAATTTCGCAGTTTGGATGAGGAAAGTCAAAGAGTAAACACGGAGGCTGGCGCGTCGTGGAAACTTGCCGCGTGGAAGGACGCGCAACGCGGTTGTGTTTACGCGCAAAGTTTGGATGCAAACTTTGGAGTCGGGCGTGAATCCCTtagggatttatttattttaacttcaTCGTAAAAGGTAAGCGTTTTACATCCACGCACCATCACACATGGTTACTTGGATATTTTTAATATTCTTGGTTGGTTCTTCGGTGACCACGCAGCAACAAGAAGACCAGATTTCATGCAAAAGTGATGTCAAGGACCTTCATGAATGGAACTCCGTTTCAGTAAAACCAAAAGTCTTCCTGTTATGACAAGGATTGCcgaagaagaagaaacagaaGGCTGAGAAATGCAAAGAACGCGCACAGACAGTCGGGCTGAGAGAGAGGAAAGCAAACATTCCTGACTCGCTGCCTCAGCAATTTAATTAAGTTTTTCGGAGGTggtggtgaggtgaggtgaggtgaggtgaggtgaggtgaggtgaggtgaggtggggTGGCTGTCACGTAGAACAAGATGCTGCGGGGGGGCCAGCCTGTcgagtgaccccccccccccccccccccgccgctTAATCCTAAAGTTCGAACGAAAGTGCTGCGGACACCGAGGTACTCTTAACGCATCAGCCAGCATCTTTTGTCCGATTTGCTTGgctataaagatttttttttttttttataaaggccAATGAGAGTTCAGTAGCAAGCCTGCAGGGGTCAAATCTATTCCCGTCACAAATGTGGAATGTGGTCGAATCTCGTTGATTATTTTCAGAATGTGACTTTACTGCACTCAGCTTGTACTGTATTTTATGCTACTTATAGCCTTGGCATTTACGGGaagctatcttttttttttttttaaaggaggatTAATTGGCTACACTTTATGCTCAGAAAATTGCAGTTGAAGGGCTCTTGGCTTAAATATTGTGGCttgcaaaaatatttcatttagacAAGTCTGTGTTTAAGCAATATAATTATAGTACTAAACATAGTTCTTTCCCCCTTTTCTCGTAAATGTACAACTTTGATTATGTAATGTCCTTACCAATTTTGGGGGTAGAATTAATGGTAATGTATAGTCTGCAGTgtcttcttttttcttcttactATGGTGTCATTTTTCACTGACAGCACTTTTACAAGTCATCATGACACCTGAAGAATTCTAGAAGCAAAACGACACGAGCCTCGGCATGCTCACCAGAGGGGAACTTCTTTTCCTTTCGACGCCCCCAGCCCCCAAATTGAGGCTTTAGGGTTTGCCACTCCTTTTGTAAGTCATAAAGTGTGTCTCCAAGTACCTCCCCTGATCGTGTAGTATAAACACTGTGCTTCAGTAGGAAGGTAAAGAGCATGACATTTCTAGAAAGAGTGCTCGCCGTGCACATTCTGGAACGGCACAGATTGGAGCTCTGGTGACATTATTATGAGCAGATCTACGCTGAGATGTCTGCAGTTTGTCTCTAGctaaatttttcttt comes from the Syngnathus scovelli strain Florida chromosome 5, RoL_Ssco_1.2, whole genome shotgun sequence genome and includes:
- the LOC125969616 gene encoding beta-1,3-galactosyltransferase 5-like; this translates as MEGQKRIPSMNGLKRTLLCRDRLNLHKKTWFKYPLLLCVTLLVCYISKEKSLLHQHYHRLVNEPNQVKAPSYRVHPKQRDKLDSKIPRTTFVHYTAGTQYHQAYPKNYHFIIDVGDVCESSSPFLVLMVPVEPNNVAARDAIRSTWGKKKIVQGKKVLTLFMLGLTEGPDVWQESELHGDLIQSNFRDSYFNLTIKTMVIMEWLATRCPRATYGMKIDSDMFLNVDNLVLMLQKPSIPQNNYLTGWLMRNRQVVRSKSSKWYVSEEIYPYPKFPLYILGTGYVFSGDLPRKLVEISRSIKPFKIEDAYVGTCMKKLGIAITSPPDPSQFRTRSNKFDRCMYSKTITSVLASPEQLLSFWMKLKMTPGLPC